The proteins below come from a single Micromonospora citrea genomic window:
- a CDS encoding winged helix-turn-helix transcriptional regulator: MSAGHTAVTDALAPCGLPEHPDCGIRDVLDRIGDKWSVLAIVELSSGVRRFRELQRGIHGISQRMLTLTLRRLERDGLVLRTAYPTVPVTVTYELTERGRSLTHLVRQLADWSLAHKEAIAESRQAWDAANPGSAVS, from the coding sequence ATGTCGGCAGGGCACACGGCGGTAACCGACGCGCTCGCGCCCTGCGGGCTGCCCGAGCACCCGGACTGCGGGATCCGCGACGTGCTCGACCGCATCGGCGACAAGTGGTCGGTGCTCGCGATCGTCGAGCTCTCCTCCGGCGTACGGCGGTTCCGGGAGCTACAGCGGGGCATCCACGGCATCTCGCAGCGGATGCTCACCCTGACCCTGCGCCGCCTGGAACGCGACGGCCTGGTGCTGCGCACCGCGTACCCGACCGTCCCGGTGACCGTGACCTACGAGCTGACCGAACGCGGCAGGAGCCTGACCCACCTCGTGCGGCAGTTGGCCGACTGGTCGCTGGCACACAAGGAAGCGATCGCCGAGTCCCGCCAGGCGTGGGACGCCGCCAACCCCGGATCCGCCGTCTCCTGA
- a CDS encoding NAD(P)H-binding protein has translation MLLVTGASGHLGSLVHAGLVERGLAPLAGTRTPGRFAGAGRRMDFDDPAGPDLSGVRTLVLVSAGYGEDDVVTARHQRVIAAAERHGVEHVVYTSLVGAGDHLAFALAHRWTERRLRESALGWTILRNGLYAELFGQLAAPSGGAVTAPFGAGGLAAVARQDLADVAVRVAAEPAAHRGRTYELAGPVALTAADLAAALGVPYRPEPLGARRVALAGAGLLPFQPAMLMSIYSATAGGFLAGTRGDLARLLARPPRDPMPVAVAAATASS, from the coding sequence ATGCTGTTGGTCACCGGTGCCTCCGGGCACCTGGGCTCCCTCGTCCACGCCGGGCTGGTCGAGCGCGGTCTCGCCCCGCTCGCCGGCACCCGCACCCCCGGGCGGTTCGCCGGGGCCGGGCGGCGGATGGACTTCGACGACCCGGCGGGGCCGGACCTGTCGGGCGTACGCACCCTGGTGCTGGTCTCGGCCGGCTACGGCGAGGACGACGTGGTCACCGCCCGCCACCAGCGGGTGATCGCCGCGGCGGAGCGGCACGGGGTGGAGCACGTGGTCTACACGAGCCTGGTCGGCGCCGGCGACCACCTGGCGTTCGCGCTGGCGCACCGGTGGACGGAGCGCCGCCTGCGGGAGAGCGCGCTGGGGTGGACGATCCTGCGCAACGGCCTCTACGCCGAGTTGTTCGGCCAGTTGGCGGCCCCGTCCGGCGGGGCGGTCACGGCCCCGTTCGGCGCGGGCGGGCTGGCCGCGGTGGCCCGGCAGGACCTGGCGGACGTCGCCGTGCGGGTGGCCGCCGAGCCGGCCGCCCACCGCGGGCGCACGTACGAGCTGGCCGGGCCGGTGGCGCTCACGGCGGCCGACCTCGCCGCCGCGCTGGGGGTGCCCTACCGTCCGGAGCCGCTGGGCGCGCGGCGGGTCGCGCTGGCCGGGGCGGGGCTGCTGCCGTTCCAGCCGGCGATGCTCATGTCGATCTACTCCGCCACGGCGGGCGGCTTCCTCGCCGGGACCCGCGGCGACCTGGCCCGCCTGCTGGCGCGCCCGCCCCGCGATCCGATGCCGGTCGCCGTGGCCGCCGCGACGGCGTCGTCCTGA
- a CDS encoding nucleotidyltransferase family protein, which produces MIIAAGGGRRIGGPEALLHQGEKPLVNRMIDTMTEAGCERIVVVLGAAADQVRETADLSRATVVINRAWGTGVGSSIRAGLAALDDEGIEAVVVVPVDMPGLTAAAVRRVTALPYPDVLVCATYDGLRGYPMLFGRRHWSGIATLASADVGARPYLLAHKDQIVDISCDSVADGSRVDTPELMTLYGLTVPPQRVGV; this is translated from the coding sequence ATGATCATCGCCGCGGGCGGGGGACGCCGCATCGGTGGCCCGGAGGCCCTGCTGCACCAGGGGGAGAAGCCCCTGGTGAACCGGATGATCGACACGATGACCGAGGCGGGCTGCGAGCGGATCGTGGTCGTGCTGGGCGCGGCGGCCGACCAGGTCCGCGAGACGGCCGACCTGAGCCGGGCCACGGTGGTGATCAACCGGGCGTGGGGCACCGGCGTCGGCTCGTCCATCCGCGCCGGCCTGGCCGCGCTCGACGACGAGGGCATCGAGGCGGTCGTGGTCGTGCCGGTCGACATGCCCGGCCTGACCGCCGCCGCCGTCCGCCGGGTGACCGCGTTGCCCTACCCCGACGTGCTGGTCTGCGCCACCTACGACGGGCTGCGCGGCTACCCGATGCTGTTCGGCCGCCGGCACTGGTCCGGCATCGCCACCCTGGCCAGCGCGGACGTCGGCGCCCGGCCCTACCTGCTGGCGCACAAGGACCAGATCGTCGACATCTCCTGCGACTCGGTCGCCGACGGCAGCCGGGTCGACACGCCGGAGCTGATGACGCTCTACGGCCTGACCGTCCCGCCCCAGCGCGTCGGCGTCTAG
- a CDS encoding aminoglycoside phosphotransferase family protein gives MPVSVELVRRLLDQQHPDLADLPVEVLANGWDNLVCRLGEELLARLPRRAMAAQLVAHEQRWLPELAGRLPLPVPAPVRVGQPTAQYPWPWSVVPFFPGRIAARSKPDDLWSAAAALGGFLGALHAPAPSEAPVNPSRGIPLAGRAEGVLTGLAHVDPADRAAALRVWEAAAATPAWDGPPLWLHGDLHPANILVDRGRISAVIDFGDITSGDPATDLSVAWMLFTAEQRAALRRAYARADDATWERSRGWALVLSLVFLTHSADNPLMRGIGERALRAVLDQRPTARCT, from the coding sequence GTGCCAGTCTCTGTCGAGCTGGTGCGCCGTCTGCTCGATCAGCAGCACCCCGATCTGGCGGACCTGCCGGTCGAGGTGCTGGCCAACGGCTGGGACAACCTCGTGTGTCGGCTCGGTGAGGAACTCCTGGCCCGGTTGCCTCGGCGCGCCATGGCCGCCCAACTCGTCGCCCACGAGCAGCGGTGGTTGCCGGAGTTGGCCGGCCGCCTGCCGTTGCCGGTGCCAGCGCCGGTGCGTGTCGGGCAGCCGACGGCTCAGTACCCGTGGCCCTGGAGTGTGGTGCCGTTCTTCCCGGGCCGGATCGCGGCGCGATCGAAGCCCGACGACCTCTGGTCAGCCGCCGCCGCCCTCGGCGGCTTCCTGGGCGCGCTGCATGCCCCGGCTCCGTCGGAGGCACCCGTCAACCCGTCTCGCGGGATTCCACTGGCCGGGCGCGCCGAGGGAGTCCTGACCGGGCTGGCACACGTCGATCCGGCTGACCGCGCCGCCGCACTGCGGGTCTGGGAGGCAGCCGCCGCCACACCTGCATGGGATGGTCCGCCGCTGTGGCTGCACGGGGACCTGCACCCGGCCAACATCCTGGTCGACCGCGGTCGAATCAGCGCCGTGATCGACTTCGGTGACATCACCTCGGGCGATCCCGCCACCGACCTGTCCGTGGCCTGGATGCTGTTCACGGCGGAGCAGCGTGCCGCTCTTCGACGGGCGTATGCCCGCGCAGACGACGCGACCTGGGAGCGGTCGCGTGGGTGGGCGCTCGTCCTGTCGCTGGTCTTCCTGACGCACTCGGCGGACAACCCGCTGATGCGCGGCATCGGCGAGCGCGCCCTCCGCGCGGTGCTGGATCAGCGGCCGACCGCCAGGTGTACCTGA
- a CDS encoding WD40 repeat domain-containing protein yields MTEYRIVHRLSGHDGYVKSAALTETDGASQLVGVNGSGEVWMWDLRRGDCSQLSLSLDAAAPDEEWFREHGLLDEHDDEVDDEYDEYDDEDGDAVGDASEIVDSLVVAEIDAQRVLVTGGSRFDLAFYDEDQMGGALRVWDLRTGRKLGRTMTGHGLGVTSMAVVASERGPLSVSSSEEGTLLAWDLTSGQLVSRLEGSYNGAMGAANIGGRPIAVTGGHDDHLEAWDILAGQKIATLPGVEEGAGVVALTELGGRGVVVAGCGDRTLRMWDVATQDQIGPPRTGHPEQVDRIAVVRIGGRTVAVTGSSDGTRLWDLSQGDQIGNTLVDHQFLLAAELAGSPVVVTDGPDQTVHVWDVTSAGR; encoded by the coding sequence GTGACTGAATACCGGATTGTCCATCGCTTGTCCGGCCACGACGGCTACGTCAAGAGTGCAGCGCTGACCGAGACGGACGGCGCCTCGCAGCTGGTCGGTGTGAACGGCTCAGGCGAGGTCTGGATGTGGGACCTGCGCCGTGGCGACTGCTCGCAGCTGTCTCTGTCCCTTGACGCCGCCGCGCCCGATGAGGAGTGGTTCCGCGAGCACGGCCTGCTCGACGAGCACGACGACGAGGTCGACGACGAATACGACGAATACGACGACGAGGACGGCGACGCGGTGGGCGACGCGTCCGAGATCGTCGACTCGTTGGTGGTGGCCGAGATCGACGCCCAACGTGTGCTCGTCACGGGTGGCAGCCGGTTCGATCTCGCGTTCTACGACGAGGATCAGATGGGCGGTGCCCTGCGGGTCTGGGACCTGCGCACCGGCCGGAAACTGGGCAGGACGATGACCGGTCACGGCCTGGGTGTCACCTCCATGGCCGTCGTCGCGTCCGAGCGGGGCCCGTTGTCGGTCAGCAGCTCGGAGGAGGGCACCCTGCTGGCCTGGGACCTGACCAGTGGGCAACTCGTCTCCAGGCTTGAGGGCAGCTACAACGGCGCGATGGGTGCGGCGAACATCGGCGGCCGACCGATCGCCGTCACCGGCGGCCACGACGACCACCTCGAGGCGTGGGACATCCTGGCCGGCCAGAAGATCGCGACTCTGCCTGGCGTCGAGGAGGGAGCCGGCGTTGTCGCGCTGACGGAGTTGGGCGGCCGGGGGGTCGTCGTGGCCGGCTGCGGCGATCGCACGCTACGCATGTGGGACGTGGCGACGCAGGATCAGATCGGCCCGCCCCGCACCGGCCACCCGGAGCAGGTCGACCGGATCGCAGTCGTGAGGATCGGTGGCCGCACCGTGGCCGTGACCGGAAGTAGCGACGGCACTCGGTTGTGGGATCTGAGCCAGGGTGACCAGATCGGGAACACCCTCGTCGACCACCAGTTCCTTCTCGCGGCCGAGCTGGCGGGCAGCCCGGTCGTCGTCACCGACGGTCCGGATCAGACCGTGCACGTCTGGGACGTGACCTCCGCCGGCCGCTGA
- a CDS encoding MFS transporter: MSVDNPGIRMVLRAPQVLRVLVSSQVGRLPTASGPLALLLFARQSLSLTTAGLLVAAYTAGMAVGTPLLARAVDRWRQPPVLWGSAVLSGLGFGAVALSGGHLAGAMVGAAVAGLGTPPLEACLRTLWPGMLPPTAVPTAYTLDIAVQEVIFVVGPLVTVLAVTVGGPSAGLAAAALAQLVGTAAYATAPAVREWRGVPAARHWAGPLRVPRFTVMVAAVIGVGAAVGSIAVAVTGYAEAAGDRRLSGWLLAAQAAGALAGGLLYTRARPGGPGRLPLLATALSLGYLPLLLAPGPLPMAGLLVVSGLALPPVLTAVFLAAERLAEPGTVAEAFAWVATAFVIGSAAGSALAGPLVSAGLRYGLAVAPGAALLGALVLWGVSAGERTGGVRDGDPSRAHQHAAGHDAARS, translated from the coding sequence ATGTCCGTCGACAACCCCGGGATCCGGATGGTGCTGCGCGCACCCCAGGTCCTGCGTGTCCTCGTCAGCAGCCAGGTCGGCCGGCTGCCCACCGCCAGCGGCCCGCTGGCGCTGTTGTTGTTCGCCCGGCAGTCCCTGAGCCTGACCACCGCCGGGCTGCTCGTCGCCGCGTACACCGCCGGCATGGCGGTGGGCACGCCGTTGCTCGCCCGGGCGGTGGACCGCTGGCGGCAGCCGCCGGTGCTGTGGGGCTCGGCGGTGCTCTCCGGCCTCGGGTTCGGCGCGGTGGCGCTGAGCGGCGGGCACCTGGCGGGCGCGATGGTCGGCGCGGCGGTGGCCGGGCTCGGTACGCCGCCGCTGGAGGCCTGCCTGCGCACCCTCTGGCCTGGAATGCTCCCGCCGACCGCGGTGCCGACGGCGTACACCCTCGACATCGCCGTGCAGGAGGTCATCTTCGTGGTGGGTCCGTTGGTCACCGTGCTGGCGGTGACCGTGGGCGGGCCGTCGGCCGGGCTGGCCGCCGCCGCGTTGGCGCAGCTCGTCGGCACCGCGGCGTACGCGACGGCCCCCGCCGTCCGGGAGTGGCGTGGGGTGCCGGCGGCGCGGCACTGGGCCGGCCCGCTGCGCGTGCCCCGGTTCACGGTCATGGTGGCCGCCGTTATCGGCGTCGGGGCGGCGGTCGGCAGCATCGCGGTGGCGGTGACCGGCTACGCGGAGGCGGCCGGCGACCGGCGGCTCAGCGGATGGCTGCTCGCGGCCCAGGCGGCGGGCGCGCTGGCCGGCGGGCTGCTCTACACCCGGGCGCGGCCGGGCGGTCCGGGCCGGCTGCCGCTGCTGGCCACCGCTCTCAGCTTGGGATACCTGCCGCTACTGCTCGCCCCCGGCCCGCTGCCGATGGCCGGCCTGCTGGTGGTCAGCGGGCTGGCGCTGCCGCCCGTACTCACCGCGGTCTTCCTCGCCGCGGAGCGGCTGGCGGAGCCGGGGACGGTGGCCGAGGCGTTCGCCTGGGTGGCCACGGCGTTCGTGATCGGCAGCGCCGCCGGCTCCGCGCTCGCCGGCCCGCTGGTGTCGGCCGGTCTCCGGTACGGGCTGGCCGTGGCGCCCGGCGCGGCGCTGCTCGGGGCACTGGTGCTGTGGGGCGTCTCGGCGGGCGAGCGGACGGGCGGGGTCCGGGACGGCGACCCGTCACGGGCTCACCAGCATGCGGCCGGGCACGACGCAGCACGCTCCTGA
- a CDS encoding bifunctional 3'-5' exonuclease/DNA polymerase, producing MLVAVVADDRGGGVLCPLRPDGLPAGPAEPVADLAAAVAAREAADRPRWVWASGATVYPPLLRAGVRVERCHDVELTESLLLGHAGRWGEPRALAAAWARLTGAPVPADPPPRPAAPPGHGQGALFDALPGPPGPGIEALTRVYADQVARIAATEHPGRFRLLVAAESAGALIAVEMGAAGLPWRADVHDEILAELLGEPSPVGGPPRRLAELAARIAAAFGVRQLHADSPAELLRAFARAGVEVPNTRAWVLRGVDHPAVPLVLEYKELYRIWTAHGWAWRDAWVRDGRFQPEYVPGGVVSGRWATRGGGALQIPKVIRRAVVADPGWRFVVADAGQLEPRVLAAVSGDARLAAAGGAGDLYAALAQDAFGGDRARAKVALLGAMYGQTGGSAVPALAVLRRSYPTAFGYVEAAARTGEAGGLVRSWLGRTCPPGTAGFGDGEEAEPDGGGDPRSPRARAARSRGRFTRNFVIQATAAEWASTLLATLRGELAGTRAELVFFQHDEVIVHCPAEQAGAVAEAVSRAGERAAALLFGDTPVRFPLDLSVVDCYADAA from the coding sequence GTGCTGGTGGCGGTGGTGGCCGACGACCGGGGCGGGGGAGTGCTGTGCCCGCTGCGGCCCGACGGGCTGCCCGCCGGGCCCGCCGAGCCGGTCGCCGACCTGGCCGCCGCCGTCGCCGCCCGGGAGGCCGCCGACCGGCCGCGCTGGGTGTGGGCCTCCGGCGCGACGGTCTACCCGCCGTTGCTGCGCGCCGGGGTGCGGGTGGAGCGCTGCCACGACGTGGAGCTGACCGAGTCCCTGCTGCTGGGCCACGCCGGCCGCTGGGGCGAGCCCCGCGCGCTCGCCGCGGCCTGGGCCCGTCTCACCGGCGCGCCGGTGCCGGCCGACCCGCCGCCGCGCCCGGCCGCGCCGCCCGGCCACGGCCAGGGCGCGCTCTTCGACGCCCTGCCCGGCCCGCCGGGGCCCGGCATCGAGGCCCTGACCCGGGTGTACGCCGACCAGGTCGCCCGCATCGCCGCGACCGAGCACCCCGGCCGGTTCCGGCTGCTGGTCGCCGCCGAGTCGGCCGGCGCGCTCATCGCGGTGGAGATGGGCGCGGCCGGGCTGCCCTGGCGGGCCGACGTGCACGACGAGATCCTCGCCGAGCTGCTCGGCGAGCCGTCCCCGGTGGGCGGCCCGCCCCGCCGGCTGGCCGAGCTGGCCGCGCGGATCGCCGCCGCGTTCGGCGTACGCCAGTTGCACGCCGACTCCCCGGCGGAGCTGTTGCGGGCGTTCGCCCGGGCCGGCGTGGAGGTGCCCAACACGCGGGCCTGGGTGCTGCGCGGGGTGGACCACCCGGCGGTGCCGCTGGTCCTGGAATACAAGGAGCTCTACCGGATCTGGACGGCGCACGGCTGGGCCTGGCGCGACGCCTGGGTGCGCGACGGGCGGTTCCAGCCGGAGTACGTCCCGGGCGGGGTGGTCTCCGGTCGCTGGGCCACCCGGGGCGGCGGCGCGTTGCAGATCCCGAAGGTGATCCGGCGGGCGGTGGTGGCCGACCCGGGCTGGCGGTTCGTCGTCGCCGACGCCGGCCAGTTGGAGCCCAGGGTGCTCGCCGCGGTCTCCGGCGACGCGCGGCTGGCGGCGGCCGGTGGGGCCGGCGACCTCTACGCCGCCCTCGCCCAGGACGCCTTCGGCGGCGACCGGGCCCGGGCCAAGGTGGCCCTGCTCGGTGCCATGTACGGGCAGACCGGCGGGTCGGCGGTGCCGGCGCTGGCGGTGCTGCGCCGCAGCTACCCGACCGCCTTCGGCTACGTCGAGGCGGCCGCCCGCACCGGCGAGGCGGGTGGCCTGGTGCGTTCCTGGTTGGGGCGCACCTGCCCGCCGGGCACGGCGGGGTTCGGCGACGGCGAGGAGGCCGAGCCCGACGGCGGCGGCGACCCGCGGTCGCCGCGCGCCCGGGCGGCCCGGTCCCGGGGCCGGTTCACCCGCAACTTCGTCATCCAGGCCACCGCCGCCGAGTGGGCCTCCACGCTGCTGGCGACGCTCCGCGGCGAGCTGGCCGGTACCCGCGCCGAGCTGGTCTTCTTCCAGCACGACGAGGTGATCGTGCACTGCCCGGCGGAGCAGGCGGGCGCGGTCGCCGAGGCGGTCAGCCGCGCGGGCGAGCGGGCGGCCGCGCTGCTCTTCGGCGACACCCCGGTCCGTTTCCCGCTGGATCTGTCCGTCGTGGACTGCTACGCCGACGCGGCGTGA